The genomic window CATGAACCTGGGAATTCTCAAGGTCGCCGCATCGCTGGAGCAATCCGGCCATGCGGTAGAATTTCTCGATCTATCGGGTATCTCGAATTACGGGGACGCCCTGGATACGTATCTCGCCCAAACCGAATGCACGACATTCGGTCTGACCGCCACGACCCCCCAGCTACCCTCGGCTTTCAAAATCCTATCGCATATTCGCGAGAACACCCCCGGCGCGAAGGTCATACTCGGAGGCCCCCACGCCACCCTTGTTAACGCCGCCTACAAGCGCGAGCAAAAACTGGGGATAGACGGCCGGGCCGCGAAATCCTTTCACCAGCTCATCGAAGCGTTCGACGTTATTGTCACCGGGGACGGCGAGGACGCCATTTTCAAGGCGCTAGAGCCCTTCTCCCCCAAGGTCGTGGATGCCGACGATCCCGCCTCTCCCCTGTGGCTCACAAACGGAAAATTCACGGAATCCCCGTTTCCGGCGCGCCATCTGGTCGAGGTGGACAGCTACAAGTATCACATCGACGGAGAAAGAGCGCTCAGCCTGATCGCTCAGTTAGGGTGCCCCTTCAACTGCGGATTTTGCGGTGGCCGGGAGTCTTCGGCCTTCAGGAAAATCCGGCAGCGATCCTCGCAAAACATCGTCGATGAAATCGTCCACCTGCACAAAGAATACGGCATCAAGGGATTCATGATGTACGACGACGAACTGAATGTGAATCCCAACATGATCGAGTTGATGAACCTGATTTCCGACGCGCAGGAACGTCTAGGTACGGAATTCCGTCTCAGAGGCTTCCTCAAATCCCAGCTTCTCACCGACGAGCAGGCCGAGGCCATGCACCGGGCCGGTTTTCGCTGGATCCTCGTCGGGTTCGAGTCCGGCTCTCCGAGAATTCTCAAGAACATCAACAAGCGCGCGACCCGGGAGGAAAATACCCGGTGCATGGAAATCGCCCGGCGTCACGATCTAAAGGTCAAGGCCCTGATGTCGATCGGACACCCTGGCGAATCGGAGGAAACCATCAAGGACACCCATGACTGGCTCCTCGAGGCCGAGCCGGACGATTTCGACGTCACCATCATCACCTCCTATCCCGGTACCCCTTATTTCGATCACGCCGTTCCCCACGAGACCGAAAAAAACGTATGGACCTACACCTACAATGGGGATGCCCTGCACGAAGTCGAACTCGACTTTTCTTCGGTCGCGGATTATTACAAAGGCGACCCGGAGGGGGGGGGGGTACAAGTCCTACGTATACACCGATTACCTGAGTCAGGGAGGATTGGTCGAACTGCGGGATTGGGTCGAAAGAGACGTGCGCCGGAGGCTGGACATCCCATTCAATCCCTCGGCCCCGACCGTCCGCTATGAACATTCCATGGGACAAGTAGGGCCCCTTCCGGAAAACATCCTCCGGGCATCGGGCGCAATCCCGAAATCCTGAACCTTGAGCGCGGTTGACGTTCTGGGTTCATTCTGCTGTAAAACAACAAACCAAAAGGTCGAAACTTTGATCGATATCACAGATGGACTCCCTTCTTGGTTCGATTGACTTTCGAACATCTGCGACACGAAAACTGCCTACCAGATAGTTGTAGCACTGCCTACGAGGGTGTGGATGGCGAAAACTAATTCACCGTTACATGACACCCGAATTTTCAGGTCTGAAATCCCCGCCAAATCCATAAATTTACCTGTTAATTCCCTGTACTTTCCCTGTTAAACAGGGAATTTGAGGGTGGAGAGGTCCGAAGGATTCCATTCACTGTTCATCCGAAATGTAGAATATGCCCTCATTCATCTCAAGGAATGCATTAGAGGCCAGATAGGAAAAGGAAAGCGAGGGGGCCACGGCACGTAAGGGTCAAGGCCGAGAAAAATACGGGGAAAAGTATGAAGCAGGGGGCTGCTTGAGAGCGAATTAAATTATTTCTAGAAAAAAAACTAAGATCAGGACGAAGCTAAAAAATCTATGAGACTGGGGAACTGAATCTTTTCTTGAGAACAAAGATCCAGGGGAAAACGCATCGAAGAATTTTTCAGATTCTGCCTTCCTCAGCGAGTTTTTCGCATATCCAGCCGTAGGTTTTATCGAGGCCATCTTCGAGGGATATTCCAGGCTCCCAGCCCAGGACTTTTCGCAGCTTGTCGTTGTCGCTGTTTCTCCCCCGTACGCCTTGTGGCTTCGTTAAATCGTAATCTTTGCCGATTTTTTTTCCGGCAATATTAGCGACAATATCGACAAGTTCGTTGATGGTGAGCATGCGATCCTGGCCCAGGTTCAAGGGTTCGTGAAAGTCGGATTGCATCAGGCGATGAATCCCTTCGATGCAGTCGTCAACAAAGCAATAGGACCTTGTCTGCTCGCCGTCGCCCCAAACCTCGATGGTGTCCTCATCTTTTGCGAGTGCGACCTTTCGGCAAATCGCGGCGGGGGATTTTTCCCGGCCACCGTCGTAGGATCCTAGTGGGCCGAAGATGTTGTGGAACCGCACGACGTAGGTGTTCAGTCCGTGATCCTCGTAGTAATGTCGGCAGGATCTTTCGGCGTAGAGTTTCTCCCAGCCATAGCCGTCCTCTGCGTCGGCAGGATAGGCGTCCTCTTCTTTGAGGGGGGTGACGTTGGCATCGTTTTGCATGTAGCCCGGATAAACACAGGCCGAGGAGGTGTAGAGGTATTTTTGGACGCCGCGTTCCCTGGCAGCGTCCAGCATATGAATGTTGATTAAGGTGTTGTCGTGGACGATTTCGGCCTTGTGGGTTTCGATGAATCCGATGCCGCCCATGTTCGCTGCCAGGTTGTATACGTGGTCCGCGCCCTTTGCAGCCTCAAGGCAGTTTTCCCATCTCCTGAGATCCAAGAGCTTGAACTCGTCAGCCTGGGTGTCTTCGTATTCGGGCTCTTTGATGTCAACGCCGCGAATCCAATAGCCTTTCGCTTTTAGATACTTAACAAAATGATGCCCGATAAAACCGCCCGCACCCGTTACAACGATCTTTTCCATGAAATGAAGCTCCATTTCAAATTTTGCGTTAAAATGAGAAAAACACCCTCTTCATATATATGAAATATCTAGTCGGGCTCAACCCCATTCAATAAAGGTTTTGCTCTCCTTTTACGCTATCCTACCAGATCGTGGCGCTACCCATAGTCAGGGCTTTCATAAACGCTCTCGCCAGTAATCTAGAATATCTTGCAGGGTTTGCTCGAAGGGTATTTCGGGTTTCCAGCCCGTGGTATTTTGGAATTTCGACACATCGCCGAGAAGTATTTGCACATCCGAGGGGCGCATCCGGGCCGGATCCTCTTTGACGGCGATCTCGATGTTCGCCCTGGCAATCAGCATGTCGAGCACCTGTTGAATAGTCCATGTCGTGCCCGAGGCGATGTTGTAGACCTCGCCCGGCTCGCCGTGCACAAGAGAGAGCCAGTAGGCTTTTACGATGTCGCGCACATCCGTGAAATCGCGCTTCGCCTCCAGGTTGCCGACATGAATAACGGGCTCTCGTTGTTTTTTCTCGGCGGCAACAATCTGTTTGGCGAAATTGCTACAAACGAAAACGTCGCCGCGCCGGGGGCCGGTGTGGTTGAAGGCGCGGGTGCGCACGAGTTTCATTCCATAGCTTTGGTGGTATTGGTAGGCGAGCAGGTCTGTGCCCACCTTGCTGACCGCGTAGGGCGATAGCGGCCTGAGCGGATTCGTCTCCCGGATGGGGACCTCATCGGGAAGGACCAGGCCGTACTCCTCGCTGCTGCCCGCGATCTGGATCAAAGGGTCGATCTCGGCCTGGCGGATGCCCTCGAGCAAGTGAAGCGTTCCGATGATGTTGGTGTGCAGGCTCTCCTCGGGCGCACTCCAGGAGGTGGGGACAAAGCTCTGGGCCGCCAGATGAAAAATCTTTTGGGGCCGGATTTCTAACAATACTTTGCTGACGGAGCTCTGGTCCCGCAGGTCGCATTCAATGATATTGACGCGGTCGCTCAGGTGGTCAATGTGCTCGGTTCGGCTGCGCCACCGGCGCATGCCGTACACTTCGACGTCGTCCAGGGTCAGGAGGTAGTCAACCAGATGGCTGCCAACGAACCCTGTGATTCCGGTGATTAATACGCGCTCTGACATCAAGTTTCCTCTCAAAAGGATTTAAAATAGCGGGGGAATCCTATCGGGTGCGGTATTGATCGGTCAATGAAGTTAAAGGGAATAGGAAGAAATCTAGGGTGGTTGGTGTTACTGAACTATTCGTGTAAAGGAATGGGGTGTGTTTTCCCTGCCATTTTTATGAACTTTTCAGGCTCCTGGGGGTGTCATGTCGGATACGAATTATGATTTTGCGGTGATTGGTGGAGGTCCTGCGGGATATGTTGCAGGGGTCAGGGCGGCCCAGCGGGGCGCCAAGTGTGTCGTTATCGAGCGGGGTGCGCTGGGTGGCACATGTTTAAACTGGGGGTGTATTCCCAGCAAGAGCCTGATTCGCGCCGCCGATGTCTATCGAAGTATCAAGCACGCCTCCAATTATGGAATAGAGATCACGGGTGAGGTTCAAGCTGATCTGGCCCGCATGATTGAGCAAAAAGATAAGATCGTGACAGGTCTGGTGAAGGGGATTGGCGGACTTTTCAAAGTGCACAAGGTTGAGCATGTCGAGGGAGAGGCTTCCATCGAGGGCGCGGGACGGATTCGCGTAAAGAGCGGCGGCGGCGAATCGGAGATTAGCGCCGAAAAAATACTTATCTCAACTGGGGCACGCCCCGCCCAGATACCCGTATTTCCCATCGACGGGAAAAGAATCATTTCTAGCGACCAGGCGGTGCATCTCAAAGAGTTGCCAGAGCGCCTGCTTATTATCGGGGCAGGTGTAATCGGCTGTGAATTTGCATGCTTCTACCGCGAGATGGGGGTGGATGTCACCGTGGTGGAATTGCTGGATCGTGCCCTGCCGCTGGGAGATGAAGATGTCTCGAAATTGATCGAGCGTGAACTGAAGAAACAAAAAATAAAGCTTTTAACAGGAAAGAAAATTCTCAAGGTCGAGCAAATTGGAAACGATATGGTCGCCCATATTGAAGATGGCGAAGATATCAGCGCGGATCTGGTGTTGGTCTCGATCGGGAGGACATTCAATACCGATAATCTTGGCCTGGAAAAAATCGGTGTCGAACTTGGCCAGCGGGGCGATATCCCGGTGAATGAGAAGATGGAGACAAATGTTCCGGGTGTTTATGCCGCTGGAGATGTGGTAGGCGGCATGATGCTTGCCCATGTGGCATCGGCAGAAGGCATCGTCGCGGTTGAAAATGCGACCGGGGGAGATGTTGCTATGAACTACAAAGGGATTCCGGCGGGAATTTTCACATACCCCGAAGTTGGTGTCGTAGGCCTCACCGAGCAGCAGGCAAGAGACGCTGGCCACGAGGTGAGTATTGGGCGATTCCAGATGAGGGGATTGGGAAAGGCCCATGCCGAACGGGAGATTTCAGGTGAAGTGAAAGTGATTGCCGATGCGGGTGATGACGCTATTTTAGGTGTTCATATCGTGGGCGCGCACGCAGCAGATTTGATTCATGAAGCCGCCGTGGCCATGCGCAATAATTTAACGTCCTCGCAACTTGGAGATACTATTCACTCGCATCCCACGCTCTCGGAAGCGATTATGGAGGCCGCCCATGATGTACATGGCAACGCTATTCATAATCCACCGAAAAAGTAAGGTTTAAGGGGTAGCAGCATTCAAACGATGTAGCATTAGGAGATGTGGTGTGCCGTAGGTCTATGAGATCGATTGGCTGAAGGTGGCTTCGGTTTTTTCCTGCTTCATGGCTTGAAATTCATCTTCGAAGAAAAACTTTTCTTCACCGAATGCAGGGACGAGATGGTTCAGCCATGTGGCTTTTTCATCAAATTTCGCAAAGAATGGACGTTGAACCCAATCTGCGTTTCGGCCCTGTATAAATCTTAGAACAAAAACTTTTTCCCCGTTGATTTCGGTTACGCCTTGAATTTCGACCTTCCCGGGCTCTGCGCTCATGCTCGGGCCGCGTGCTGTCCGCGCCAGACCGGAAACCTGTTTCATCGCATCTCTATAAATTTCCCATGCCTTCACCAGCGGGATCTCAAAGTAGCGACGCGCTCCGGTATCTCTTTCCACAAACATATAGTAGGGAATTATTCCCAACTTGACCTGGGTTCTCCAGGTCTTTGCCCAAGTGTCCGCATCATCGTTGATGTTGGCGAGTACGGGACCTTGGCTGCGAATAACGACCCCCGTCTCCCGCACCCGGCGAATGGCCTCGCGGGCGATATCGGTGTCCATCTCACGCCAATGGTTGTAGTGGGCCATTAGAGACACATGTTTGCCAGCCTTTACCATACGCTCCAGCAACCGAAGCATATCGTCCGCATCGTCGTCAGTGACGAAACGATGGGGCCAAAAGGTCATGGATTTAGTGCCGATTCTTATTGTCTGTACGTGAGCAAGGCGGCTGTCTCTGGCGAGCGGATCCAGGTAATCGGCCAGGTTCCGTGTTTTCATAACCATCGGATCGCCGCCGGTGAGGAGCAGGTCGGTTACGTCTGGATGTTCCGCTAGATAGTCGTGCAGATTTTTTGCCTCGCTTGAGGCAAATCGAAGCTCCTTATCTCCTACGAACTGAGCCCATCTAAAACAGAAGGTGCAATAGGAGTGGCATGTCTGCCCCTGGCTTGGGAAGAAGAGTACGATTTCCCGGTATTTATGCTGCATCCCTTCTAGTTCTTCATTGCCCAGGGTAGGTACGTTGAGTTGTTGTTGTCCGGCTGGGTGGGGGTTGAGCTCAACCCGTACTTCGGATACGGCCGAATCTATTTCGCTTCTCGATGCCTCTTTCTTGAAAAGATCGCCTATTCGCTCGAAGTGCTCTGGGGCGAGCATTCCGGGTTGCGGAAATGTCAGCTGGAATATGGGGTCCTCAGGGACATTGTTCCAATCGATGAGACTGTCGATGACATACTGATTTACCCGGAACGGGAGAACACTGGAGACCACTTTCATGGCAAAGCGTTGCTCTGCGGTGAGGAGTTTAAGTTGAGGGATGTTATCTAACTGGCGGGCGGTGAACACACGAAATGGCCTGGCCGGAAATACATGATGCGGCCCAGAATTAAGATGGCTGAGGTGCCTTCTGGCTTGCCCTGATTTGTGATCGGGTATAGGAATAACAGGAGAATAATCAAAGCTCTCTGATGTAGTCGATGGTCTGCTCATAATGCTTTACCTCAAGCCACCCGGTTTTGACGACAACTAACCCGAGCTGGAATGAATGTTCATTTCCCGCGTTTTTAATGCCTGTAAACTCGTTGCGATTTTTTTGCACGCGGTGAAACTAACCCGCGGGAAACGAGGACAGGCAACCCTATAGGGAAGACCTTAAAACGTAGCCTCATCTGTATAATGCTTATTATACATAAGATCAGTCTGCTCGGCTAGCGTCATGATTTAAGGTGGTTTTTTACTTAATAGTTATAAGGAAAACCTAATGGGCAACTTCAACTAGATTATTTTCAAGGGGATCAAACCGAGGACAAATATTCAATAGGTTACCAGTTAATTCGCTTCGCGAAAATTTTAAAATTGGCCTTAGAAGAAAACTAATAAGGCACGTCGATTAATTTTCCCTCCCCAGCTCTCATATCCTGTTCAAGAAGTAGACGCATGGCTTTTGCGACGGGTCCGGGTTTACCGTTGCCGATCGTTTTTCCGTCCCATTCCACAACCGGCGCAACGTATATTGAGCTCCCTATCAGCATCATTTCGGCGGCATTTTTTGCCTCCTCGACCGGGATATCACCTATCTTGATTCCCTTGATGACGCCCTGATCGACCAAAACGGGAGCAAGCTCGAGCAGGCGAAGAACGGTGCAGCCAGACAGAATGTTGTCGAAACGGGGGTGTCTCAAAATCCCGTCCTTGGTGACGAATGCCATGTTCATATTCGACCCCTCACCGACGTTGCCATCGGTATCGGTGAAAACGCCGTTGTCGAACCCTTTTTCCTTGGCTTCTAATTGCATCAGAACGTTGGGTAAATAGTTTGTGCTTTTTGTTTTCGCGTAAAGGGGCGGTTTTATCGGGAAAGTCGTGGTCATCACCCGCATGCCGTCGGTGTAGTAGGAATCATCGTAGGCGAGGCCCGGAAAAATCATAACGAAAAACCCGGACTCAGCATCGGCGGCGGGAACAAGACCCAAGTTGCCGGTCCCTGATGACATCCAGTAGCGAATCGAGCCATTTTTCTGGCCAGAGGCGGCTGTTGTCTGGATAATGATTTCGCGCATCTCCTTGCGCTCGCAGGGAAGTGTTAATTTCGAGGCCGCAGCCGAGCGGTGAAACCGGTCAAGATGCGCCTCAAGGTCGTAAATTTTTCCGTCCACAATTGCCGCCGTGTCGAAAATTCCGTGTCCGCGATGAACCATGTGATCGTCAAAAGGAATTACCATCAATGCAGGGTCGGTGACGACGCCGCCGATATGGCTTGAATAGAAGGCCGAGAATTTAACGGGCTGTTTCTCGCGCAGTCCCTTTAGGCGAGAAAGAACTTCCTCGGGGCCGAGAATTTGAAGCGAGGACATGAAGGCTACCTCCGTGGCATTTGATGATGTTCGGAAGAACCTGTTCATCATGCCCCTAGGGGAGGTCTCCAGCAAGGGGATGAGGAGAAATGCGCTAAAACCGCCTCACAAATGGGAGGGACTTAAGATAGGCGAAGATACTCGATATCTGGTGGCCGTTGAGGCGGGGCCACGCTAATCCCTCGGCCTTGGCCCGCTTAATCATCAGCGGCGCATGGCGAAGCATTCGGGTGGAGAATTCATTCACATTATTAATTTGCCGTGCTGCCCTTCCAAGATCCGGCCCATAATGACCCCCATCGAAAGGCTTCCCGTGGCATCTTTGGCAACCAATTTCCTCGAAAAAAGATTTGCCATGCGCCGTGTTCGCCCGAAAGGCGATTGCGCCGCCATCCCTTTGGCTCAAGGAGTTGAGGTAGGTGAAGATATCGGTGACCTCCTCGCCTTGAAATCCTGGCCATCTGACCCCGTTACTTTTGAGGGTTTCTGCCATTAAAGGCACGTGGTTCCACATGACGGCCGCCCCCAGGACGGGGGAGGTCCAGACGGTGATTCGCGACAGATTCGGCCCGACAGTTGGCCCCCCTTTTTTCTGGAGGGAATGGCAATTCGAGCAACCCTTCATATGAAAAAGGGTGTGCCCGGAATCAACCCTTTCTTTGAGGGGACGCGCTAAATCTTGTGTAAGGACATTCGCAGGCGAGAGCAGCAAAAGAGCGGTGGCGATGGAGAGCGTTATGAGGTGGCGCATCCTCGTATCCTCCAAAAATGGAGAGAAAGTGCAGGGAGGGCATAAAGGTAAATATGGGTTGACCCGTTAACTAACGCAAGGAGAGGGGGGGATTCCCTTTATAAACAAGGAAGTATTTGAGTGCAGGTTAATCCTCAAGCGCCTCGGCGACGAGTTCTGCGATATCGGCGGCCCGTATAGTTTTTTCCGGGTCCAGCGCCTTAAGCGCGTCGTCGAACATCTGCATACAGAACGGGCATGAGACGGCAGCCGTTTTGGCGCCGCAAGCTTTTACGTCCTCAAGCCGCGTGTGGTTGATTCGTTTCGTCGGGTCGTCGTCCATCCAGGCGTAGCCGCCGCCCGAGCCGCAGCACAGCGCCCTGTCCTTGCTCCGCTCAAGGTCTTTGAATTCTCCTTTGCCCGCGATCTGAAGAAGAATTTCTCGGGGCTCATCCACAACGCCGTTATGGCGAGCCAGGTAGCAAGGATCATGGTAGGTGAGTGACTCAAGCGATTTTTTAAGCTTCAGCTTGCCATCTTTTATCAGCTCGCTAATCAGTTGGGTGTGGTGGATGACCTCGTAGTTGCCGCCAAAGTCGGGGTATTCATTTTTGTAGGTGTTAAAGCAGTGCGGGCAGGTCGTGATGATTTTCTTCACCCCGTAGCCGTCGAGGGTCGCAATGTTTTGCTTGGCGCACATTTGAAAGGTGAACTCTCCGCCCGCCCGCCGCGCCGGGTCGCCCGTGCAAACCTCCTCGGGGCCGAGGATACCAAAATCCACCCCGCCAGCCTGGAGGACTTTTACCATGGCGCGGCTGACCAAAATATTTCGGTCGATCATCGAGCCCGTGCACCCAACCCAAAAAAGATATTCGGCCTTCTCGCCATTGCCGAGGACTTTGACGTCTAGATCCTCGTACCACTCCTCGCGGTTGTGCTGGGCGCCTGCCCAGGGATGCATCTTCTCATCCATGTTCTTGAGGAATTGTTGCGCGTTATCGCTCATCTTCGATTCCATCATCACCAGATAGCGGCGCATATCCACCATCTTGGGGATATGTTCGATGAAAACCGGGCATTCGCGCTGGCAGGCGCCGCAGGTGCGGCAGCCCCAGAGGACTTCCTCTAAGATAGCTGGCTGAAGGCCCTCCTCTTGCGCCTCCCCGAAGAGCGGCGCTGTATCAGGTGGCGTGGCCTCGCCGCCATTTTCTCCAGCCTCAGCTTGGGCGGCACGATGTTTTAAGATAATCGGGCCTGTTTGAGTCAGGTGGTCCTTCAGGTCGCGGATGAGCTTGCGCGGGCTTAAGGGGACGCCCGAGCCATAGGCCGGACAAACGCTTTCGCAACGACCGCAGTTTGTGCAGGCATCTAAATCAAGCAGGTTTTTCCAAGAATATTGTTCAATTCTTTCGGTTCCGAGCGTCTCTAAGGCCTCAGGATCGGTTTCCATCATGCCTTCAATATCGAAGTAGGAAAGCTTGCCGCTAGAGTCTAGGTTGCGGAAAAAGATATTAGCGATGCCGTACCAGACGTGATTGACTTTCCCGAAGCCCAGATAGCCCAGGAAAGTGAATGCCGTTGCCGCATGAAACCACCACTGAACACGATGGAAGACTCCCAGGAAATCAGGCCCCCAGTTTTTCATGAACAGCGCCACCACATAGCCAACCGGCGACCATACAGCGACCGAAGGGTTTTGGCTCAACTCCGTGGCGGCAATTCGCGCGCCCTCGACAACGAAGCCTTGAATAAAGATAAGAGCCAGCAGCGATATCGCGATCCAATCGTCCAAAACCGAATTGATGCGATCTGGGCGAATGACAGCGCGCCGCCATATAGCCATTCCAATTCCGATAAGGCCAATTAAGCCGAATGTGTCGGTTAATAGAGAGAACCAAAGATAAGTATTGCCCACAAGGAAATGAATGCCGGACCATTCCTGAAAAGCGAGAAGACCGGTGGCGAGCAACTCGACGAGAAACCCGTAGAAAATAAATAGGTGCATGAAGCCCGGATAGGCATCCCGCAGCAGGCGCCGGTAGCCGAATATCTCTACAAATATGCCGCATATGCGCTCGGGTATGCGGTCCAGGCGGTTTTCCGCACCGCCCAGACGCCATAGCCGGTATCTCGACCAGATTCCGTGAAACATGAAAATCAGGGGAACCACGGCCAGGAGATACATCGGGAATATGTGAGTGGCGAAGTTTTCGACCTGCTCGGTGTGACAACTTTGGCACTTGGCGGTAGCCGCGAATTTCGGGAATTCGTGCGGATTATGGCAGGTAGTGCACTCGAATATTTTTTCCGGGCTGGTTTTGACGACGGTTTGTGCTTCGCTGCCTGTTGAAAACGCCATAGCGAAAAAAACCAGGAAGGTAACAACTAATGCGCCAGAGAAGCCTCGGCATATGTTTTTACGCGGAAACATTCATTTTCCTTCCTCGTGAATCGCAAACCAATACGAAATTATTCATATATAGACTTTTCTTAAGAGCAGTAGCATACAAGTTATCAGCTACACGAGTGATTTCGCAACGGCTTGAGGATAAATTACAGGAATTGAAAATACCGTTTTCGAGAAATTGTCGAAGCAAGTGGGCTTATTTTCTGCCCAAGTCCATGATTTGACTTTGGCATGTTAATCGTTCGAGGTTTAGGGCGTCGATTAGTTGATTTGCAAGAGTGATTGATACTATTCTAGAGAAATTGATTTCAGCAACTACGCTCCACTCAGATTATTTAAGGGATTGCCAGAGTGTCTTCTTCTGAATCCTCGCCTCCGCAGGAACAAAATATCGAGCGCCGCGGCGCAATGATTGCTTTAAGCATGATTGCAGGTCTAGTGGTTAGCTACGGTACGGCGGCGATTTATGGATTGCGGTATCTGTTTGGAAGGCAGAGCCCGCCCCGACAAGTTCAGGTCCTTGTGGCGTCCGTTGCTGATGTTCCCGAAGGGGGGAGTATTGTGCGCGCCGACCTGGCCGGGCAGAAATTTCTGCTCGTTAAGGCCGGCGGTGATATTCGGGCATTTTCCACATCGTGCACCCACCTAGGCTGCCAGGTTCACTGGAAGCCGGGCGATAAGACTTTCTTTTGTCCCTGTCACGATGGCGTGTTCGATGCTGACGGTAACCCTGTGTCCGGGCCGCCGCCTACGCCATTGGCCCAAAATCCTGTGGAAATTCGTGGCTCCAGCATTTTCGTCACAATGAGAGAGGCCTGAGCCCTTGTCTGAGAAAATCACCACCTGGATAAACGAGCGCATTCCGTTTGATTGGGGCTCTCTTAAGCACGCCCTTGATGAGCCCATTCCGCGTCACATGCACAAATGGTGGTTTTGCCTTGGCGGAACGCCGCTTTATCTTTTCATGATTCAGATGCTCTCGGGCATCGCGCTCACTTTTTATTTTGTTCCCGACCCGGATAAGGCGTATGAGTCGGTTCGCTATATCACCCAGGAGGCGCCGTTTGGCTGGTGGGTTCGCGGCGTTCATCGCTGGTCGGGTGAACTGATGGTGGTCGCGGTAATTTTACACATGATCCGTGTGTTTTTTACGAACGCCTACAGAAAGCCGCGCGAGCTTAACTGGCTCATTGGCATGTTGCTTCTGGTTACGATATTCACCTTCGGCTTCTCGGGTTATTCACTTATCTACAACCAACTCTCCTACTGGGCGATGGTGGTGGGAACGAATATCACCGCGTCCATACCGGTGGTCGGCGAATTTGCCGCCGGTTTCTTGCGGGGCGGGCCGGTCATCTCGGCGAATACTTTGACCCGCATGTATGTTCTTCATGTTGGCTTGCTGCCGATGGCGGCGGTGGCGTTAATCGCCTTGCATCTTTTCCTTCTTCGGCTTCACGGAGTTAGCGATGCCGAGGACACTGGCGAGGGGGATTCTGATGAAGGTTCGGGGCGTTTTTTCCCGTTTTTCCCGGACCATTTGATGACAGAGCTGGCCATCGGGGTTTTCTTAATTTACCTTATCAGCCAGCTGGCCATCATTTTTCCCGTACATCTTGGCGAGCCGGCGAATCCCGCTGTTACGCCAGAGCACATCAAGCCCGAATGGTATTTCTACCCGGTTTTCAGGTTTTTGAAATTGTTTTCTTTTAAAACAGGTATTATCAGTCTTCTGGTTATTGTTACGACTATGTTCGCGTGGCCCTGGGTTGATGCTGCCATCGAGAGACGATTTCCGGGCAAGGATATCAGCATCTATGTCGGCATTGCCGCATCGTTGATGATAATCATGCTCATTCTTATCGAAGGCTTATCGGGACAGGTGGCCTTTGTTAGCTCTATCATCGGTGTTGCCGTTCTCATTGTATCGGCGATGTTCATCCTGAAAGGGTTATTGCGAAAATGAACGGAGGGTGTTTCCTGTGAACTTTCAGGCCAAGCAGTTGGTGGTGGCGATTATCAGTCTTTTCTTTTTAGCCTCATTGTTGACCGTGGGGTATATCGAGAGCGAACGCCTGCTTCCCGAGAAGAAAGCGAAGGCGGTGGTGACTCAAAAGAATCTGAGTTGCATGAAGTGCCACGAGGAAAAATCGCCCGCC from Nitrospinaceae bacterium includes these protein-coding regions:
- a CDS encoding B12-binding domain-containing radical SAM protein, coding for MNLGILKVAASLEQSGHAVEFLDLSGISNYGDALDTYLAQTECTTFGLTATTPQLPSAFKILSHIRENTPGAKVILGGPHATLVNAAYKREQKLGIDGRAAKSFHQLIEAFDVIVTGDGEDAIFKALEPFSPKVVDADDPASPLWLTNGKFTESPFPARHLVEVDSYKYHIDGERALSLIAQLGCPFNCGFCGGRESSAFRKIRQRSSQNIVDEIVHLHKEYGIKGFMMYDDELNVNPNMIELMNLISDAQERLGTEFRLRGFLKSQLLTDEQAEAMHRAGFRWILVGFESGSPRILKNINKRATREENTRCMEIARRHDLKVKALMSIGHPGESEETIKDTHDWLLEAEPDDFDVTIITSYPGTPYFDHAVPHETEKNVWTYTYNGDALHEVELDFSSVADYYKGDPEGGGVQVLRIHRLPESGRIGRTAGLGRKRRAPEAGHPIQSLGPDRPL
- a CDS encoding NAD-dependent epimerase/dehydratase family protein, whose product is MEKIVVTGAGGFIGHHFVKYLKAKGYWIRGVDIKEPEYEDTQADEFKLLDLRRWENCLEAAKGADHVYNLAANMGGIGFIETHKAEIVHDNTLINIHMLDAARERGVQKYLYTSSACVYPGYMQNDANVTPLKEEDAYPADAEDGYGWEKLYAERSCRHYYEDHGLNTYVVRFHNIFGPLGSYDGGREKSPAAICRKVALAKDEDTIEVWGDGEQTRSYCFVDDCIEGIHRLMQSDFHEPLNLGQDRMLTINELVDIVANIAGKKIGKDYDLTKPQGVRGRNSDNDKLRKVLGWEPGISLEDGLDKTYGWICEKLAEEGRI
- a CDS encoding GDP-mannose 4,6-dehydratase, whose translation is MSERVLITGITGFVGSHLVDYLLTLDDVEVYGMRRWRSRTEHIDHLSDRVNIIECDLRDQSSVSKVLLEIRPQKIFHLAAQSFVPTSWSAPEESLHTNIIGTLHLLEGIRQAEIDPLIQIAGSSEEYGLVLPDEVPIRETNPLRPLSPYAVSKVGTDLLAYQYHQSYGMKLVRTRAFNHTGPRRGDVFVCSNFAKQIVAAEKKQREPVIHVGNLEAKRDFTDVRDIVKAYWLSLVHGEPGEVYNIASGTTWTIQQVLDMLIARANIEIAVKEDPARMRPSDVQILLGDVSKFQNTTGWKPEIPFEQTLQDILDYWRERL
- the lpdA gene encoding dihydrolipoyl dehydrogenase produces the protein MSDTNYDFAVIGGGPAGYVAGVRAAQRGAKCVVIERGALGGTCLNWGCIPSKSLIRAADVYRSIKHASNYGIEITGEVQADLARMIEQKDKIVTGLVKGIGGLFKVHKVEHVEGEASIEGAGRIRVKSGGGESEISAEKILISTGARPAQIPVFPIDGKRIISSDQAVHLKELPERLLIIGAGVIGCEFACFYREMGVDVTVVELLDRALPLGDEDVSKLIERELKKQKIKLLTGKKILKVEQIGNDMVAHIEDGEDISADLVLVSIGRTFNTDNLGLEKIGVELGQRGDIPVNEKMETNVPGVYAAGDVVGGMMLAHVASAEGIVAVENATGGDVAMNYKGIPAGIFTYPEVGVVGLTEQQARDAGHEVSIGRFQMRGLGKAHAEREISGEVKVIADAGDDAILGVHIVGAHAADLIHEAAVAMRNNLTSSQLGDTIHSHPTLSEAIMEAAHDVHGNAIHNPPKK
- a CDS encoding D-amino-acid transaminase; its protein translation is MSSLQILGPEEVLSRLKGLREKQPVKFSAFYSSHIGGVVTDPALMVIPFDDHMVHRGHGIFDTAAIVDGKIYDLEAHLDRFHRSAAASKLTLPCERKEMREIIIQTTAASGQKNGSIRYWMSSGTGNLGLVPAADAESGFFVMIFPGLAYDDSYYTDGMRVMTTTFPIKPPLYAKTKSTNYLPNVLMQLEAKEKGFDNGVFTDTDGNVGEGSNMNMAFVTKDGILRHPRFDNILSGCTVLRLLELAPVLVDQGVIKGIKIGDIPVEEAKNAAEMMLIGSSIYVAPVVEWDGKTIGNGKPGPVAKAMRLLLEQDMRAGEGKLIDVPY